A DNA window from Myxococcota bacterium contains the following coding sequences:
- a CDS encoding Lrp/AsnC family transcriptional regulator — MKVGRVPADFDATDRAILELLQENCKQPLAAIGEKVGLSAPAVVDRIHKLEEAGIVVGYRAQLDARKLGRDVSAFIGVSTDRPGAIARVETQAARLDEVLECHHVTGAHTLLLKAKTRNTESLERLIDQIRSIDGVSRTETMIVLSTGTERTRIALSPEDGFRERPRRGKRRASEADRQPEAHGDPQG; from the coding sequence ATGAAAGTCGGTCGCGTCCCCGCCGATTTCGACGCCACCGATCGGGCGATCCTCGAGCTGCTGCAGGAGAACTGCAAGCAGCCCCTGGCCGCGATCGGTGAGAAGGTCGGGCTCTCTGCGCCCGCCGTCGTCGATCGCATCCACAAGCTCGAAGAAGCCGGCATCGTGGTGGGCTATCGCGCCCAGCTCGACGCGCGCAAGCTCGGCCGCGACGTGTCGGCCTTCATCGGGGTGTCGACCGACCGTCCCGGCGCGATCGCCCGGGTCGAGACCCAGGCGGCCCGGCTCGACGAGGTGCTCGAATGCCACCACGTCACCGGTGCCCACACCCTCCTGCTCAAGGCAAAGACCCGCAACACGGAGAGCCTCGAACGACTGATCGACCAGATTCGCAGCATCGATGGCGTCTCGCGCACCGAGACGATGATCGTGCTTTCCACCGGCACCGAGCGCACCCGGATCGCGCTCAGTCCCGAAGACGGTTTCCGGGAGCGCCCGCGTCGCGGCAAGCGACGCGCCTCGGAGGCCGACCGCCAACCCGAAGCCCATGGAGATCCGCAAGGATGA